From Aegilops tauschii subsp. strangulata cultivar AL8/78 chromosome 5, Aet v6.0, whole genome shotgun sequence:
AAAATGTCGACACCTGAAACACTATCCCTAGTATGTACAGACCGAGAGCACAAATCCAGAGCTCCCCAACTCTCCCACTTCTACATCAGCCGCCGGAGAGGGGAGGGGCCGACGGCCTGGCCGACGGCCAACCGAGGGAACTTCTCCGCCTCACTTTAGCCTCTTGCAGGAACGAACCGCTGCCGCGAAAGAAAAGCAACGCTCGTCTGCTACTACATTGCATTCTTTAAAAACATATTATAAATTGATTTTTTTATCGATATTACAAACTAAGTTGGGCATGACAGAGCCAAGCAACGTCAAAAGTAAGGAAAAACAATAAAAAGAAATAATTAGGGAAAAATAATAAATAccttttttggaaaaaataataaACACTTGGCCTAACAAAACAGTACACGCGAGGAAGAATGGGACAGGACACATGGACCGCCAGTCGTCGAGGTGCTCCGCAGGTCTGAAGCGGACGCCAAGCGTGCACGTCTCGCATGCTCGCATAGATCCAGAGCACTCTAGAAGCCCGCGAGCATCCAGTCAAACGCCATCCCATTTCATTTCGCAAATGTTCAGCTAAACCATTTTTTCAGGCCCACGTTTCTTTCTCCCCGTCGGCACCCCGCGGCGCACTCTCAGGCGACCACGCGACCAACGCATCCCGCGCCAGCCCCACCGCACGCACCTCGACGGCTCGACACGTCTCTCCTCTCTACAAGTACTCGCGGCGCCAAAAATTAAAGTATTGCGCATCGCCGAGAGAGAAAAAAAAGGACGACCCTCGCAGAGGAAGAGGAGCACGAGACCCGAGCCTCGCGCCATGGCGGGAGTAGCCTCCCTCAACGCCGTGTCCCTGTCCGCGCCGTCGCCCCAGGCCCCGGGGGccaccgccgcccgcggccgcctCCTCGTCCCGGCGGCCCGGCGCTTCCCGTCGCTGCGGGCCGCGCGGCGCGTCgtcgcggcgcgggcggcgcccGTGGACGCCGACGACGAGTGGGGGAAGGAGCCGGCGGTGGGAGggacggcggtggcggaggcgcCCTCGGAGGCGGCCGCGGCCGCGAGCGAGGTGGCGGCGCTCAAGCTGAAGCTCAAGGCGGCGCTGTACGGGACGGAGCGCGGCCTGCGCGCCTCCAGCGAGACGCGGGCGGAGGTGGTCGAGCTCATCACGCAGCTCGAGGCGCGCAACCCCACGCCGGCGCCCACCGAGGCGCTCACCCTCCTCAACGGCAAGTGGATCCTCGCGTAAGCCTTCTGCCACCCCCCACTCACTCCGTTCCTTGCTTCGTTTATTAATCTACTCATTATGTGATTGTAATTTGCGTGGTGCGTAGTTCCATTCCTACTGGTTTACCTAGGGTCGCTGGAACTGATCCGATTGATCTAAACCACATGGATCAAAGCTGATAAGTTCATATATAGAAAAGGGGGAAATAATTTGGTGTGTTTTAGATTGTCTATGTCTGTCCTAAATGGAATTTTGGATACTAGTTTGCAAGTATATGGTCCACGCTATATTGCAATCGCAATTAGTTACAAATTTCTCTTGATTGCTTGAAAAAAATATAGTTATATGCAATTTCATGAATATTTTTGTTATTTTAGGGATGACATGTTAAGGATATGGCTGAGTTGGTTAGTTATCATGCTCAAATAACTGATGTGGCTGATTTCTATTTCCTTAGTATTGTGACAGAAAAGAAATATAACCTCTGTTGTTTTAGAAATTTAGAGTTATTCAAGACAGACATCGTAGTTCACATCAGTGATCTGTGGTGTGAtatttttggtaaaaaaaataTTCTAGAGAATAGGCAAATTGATGTGCAAGAATTTTCAAAAGCCAACAGGTCTAATTCGTTTGGTAAATATTATGTTTGCATGATGTGCTTGCCACATGCTCCTCTCTGCTTTCAGATTATGTTTGTTTAAGTTATGTTAAAACTGGATGTGTAGTTTTGGCATTTTTTCTTGCTTATTTGTTCGGTAGGAGAACTATAGCTATATCTAATATTTAACTCTAGCACTTAAGGTAAACCTTTTAAGTAATCAATTTGGAGTGCTAAACTTAGCCGTCTGAAATCCCTGGAACAGACTTTGCTATTAAACATAATTATGTGTATAAGGGACTAATAAAACATAACATTCTGGTAGCTGTTGCTATCGTTTAGTTGATGATATGCCAATCGTTTCTTTGTCATTTAACGTGCTCTCAACATCATTAAAACCACTTCAGCACGTATCTGAATGGGATGCATTTTTTTAGTATAACCGGGCGGGATGCTGAAGTAGTCCATGGTAGTGAAACTCCTCTTATGTGGAATTACAGCATCTTCGTTTAATTGTGGAGATTGATTGACTAGGTGACTGCAGGTACACATCATTTTCGCAATTGTTCCCACTGTTGGGGTCTGGAAGGCTACAAGCTCTTGTCAAGGTGGATGAAATATCACAGACTATTGATTCCGAGAACTTTGCGGTGCAGAACTGCATCAAGTTTTCAGGACCTTTGGCGTCAACTTCAGTGTCcaccaatgccaaatttgaaatTAGAAGCCCCAAACGTGTACAGGTGTTATTCTCCTGTCCCAACTGAGTAGTCATTTGGTATATATCTTAAAGCATTTTATCATGTCTATCTTGGCATTTCCTGAATGGCAATGATATTTTAGTAAAATTGATAACATTGACAGAATGAGCATCGTTTTTCAAGGTTTAGGCTCTCAAGTACAGTAACCTTTTATTTACAAAAATGCGCAGTTTTCAGGCATTTCTGTAGGTACTACAGCATTATTGCATTTTCAGTTGCTACTCAGTCATTCTATCGACTAGTTCTGATGTACGCGTTACCAAAACATTATTCAATCTCAATGGTAAAAATAAGGGAGGAAACATAGAAATGGATTATTCATGGATTGTTTCTGAATCATGGGCAACGGAAGGGGAACAATTCATGGTGTTAAAGTAGCTGCTATAGCCAGGAAAGTCACGGTGATAAGTGATAACACATGTGTGGTTACTGGAGAAGCATGTTTGCGCTTTGCTTGCTAACTGATTACGTAGATTGCATTGCTCAGTCCCTAGGTGCCAGTAGGGCTTTTGGACACTGTTAGATTCATTGTTAGGTTGTGAAATCCAGTGCAACTAGAACCCACCAATCTGCATGAAACACTCTTTAACAATGATGAGATGAACACCCATGAATTTAAACAGGACAATAAAGCCCGGGCATATGCAATATGTTCGCTTAAAATGTCCGTCTGGTAAGTTAATATTTGAAGTGTTTGCAGACGCACCTCTTCCTCCACCCACCTACAGTATTTAATTATCACCACAAATATAGCCAGTTTTGCTAAGTGCTTCAGCATAGCTGACGTAGTTCTCATTGTGTTCAGATCAAATTCGAAGAAGGCATCATTGGCACTCCGCAGCTGACCGATTCCATCGTACTGCCAGAGAAGTTTGAATTATTTGGACAGAACATTGACCTGAGCCCGTTGAGCGGCATATTTACTTCGATCGAGAATGCAGCGTCCTCCGTCGCCAAGACCATCTCCGGTCAGCCCCCACTGAAGATACCTTTCAGGAGCGAGAGCGCTGGGTCCTGGCTGCTCACAACCTACCTTGATGCTGAGCTTAGAATCTCCAGAGGAGATGGCAGCAGCATCTTTGTGCTGTTCAAGGAAGGAAGCGCACTCTCGATATAGGCCAAGCGTATCTATTCTCTGAGTAGAATTTgacatggagaaagggaatccaaTAGACAGTAGTTGTGCCTATGTTCTTACTTCGTGAATTCATGTGTTTATAGTTCGTTCGTTGCAGTGTGTGGCTGTGATGTATATGTAGCTGAACTGCCATATGccttttttttttcaaaacgaACTGCCATATGCCCTCCTTTGTAAGCCTGTGCACGTACTATTTCAATAGACTGGAATACAAAGATACCTGAAGTTCTTGTACAAATGCTAGGGATGAAAAATGGCAAAAGCTTTTTTTTCTTGGTAGTTGCCTCAAACCGTCGGCCTGATTCTGCATTTGTGCATAGTGCGAAGCTCATTGCTATGTATTCGGACATTTTGTTTGCGTGACGGGTCGCAAGTCTCCCTTCGCTGTTAGTAGTACATAATTTATTTGTTCTTGTAAAAAAAACTTAACCATGGTTGCTGGTATTCGGCCCTGTTCTTTGCTCCTGCCGTGCTGCCCACCTGCAGACGCAATGGTGCCCTCCCCTCCGAACGTCCGTGACCTCAGTGGGCATCACTTATCGGAGCCTCGGATAGTGTGATCTCTGCGCCACCTTCACAAGAGCGACAAATTTGACCTGTGAACGAAAttaaatcacagaatgaactgcccgtgaaactatttcacgcggatGACTTTTTTGTGTGACGTCCGACACGAAGGCGCCATACTAcatgtgcaacgcctcacagataggcaCTACACGTCTGGCCAGCGTTGCACCCCACACTGCCTAAAAATTGCTAAGTCATTGTGCAGAGCCtaagagctaggcgctgcactatatagtgtggcgcctagctctcaggcgctgcactaatggttgcactacaaaatgaagcaaccactagtgcaacgcctagaagttaggcgctacactgtatagtgtggcgcctagctctcaggcgctgcacactgacttagtaattttcgtatcacacgggtgcgacgctggccaggcgtgtagcgcctatctggaggcgttgcacagtgtagtgtgtcgtcttcgtgtcgggcgtcacacaaaaaggtcagccgcgtgaaatagtttcacgggcagttcattctgtgatttgatttcgtccataggtcaaatttgtcaatttTGCCACAAGAGCATCCTCAAAAATCAAAATAGCAAGCCCCTAGCAGCTGCAAAACCTCACCCAACAAGAGTGCTTTCACCTGCACGTTTCCctcggcaaatttgacaattttgacctcggaacgaaatcaattcacagaatgaactgcccgtgaaactatttcactcccctgacctttttgtgcagcgcccgccacgccggcgccacacccaacggtgcagcgcctagctctggGGCGTTGCACTCcagtccaccgtggcagccctgGGCCCCGGACCCAGCAATGCAGCGCCTACGAGGTAGGCGccacacatgtaatgtgcagcgcctagcccttAGGCGTTGCACTGTGACTTAGATGCCAGCCGCccgccccccctccccccaccccacccattCGTTCCAGGAGTTACAGAACAGCGCCTAGCGGCttcctcctctccccctctcaatcccctctcccaaatccttcagatccgacgatttggtccgtgcatttcttcaccaatccatcctagaaggtactctcctccgatccccttctttctatccataCAAAATATGGTATTTCAAAGATTTGGGGAatccttgtttgatttgattagatatgaatcttgcatgtattagaAATTTGCATGTATTACAAGCCTTGTTTGTTTGATTTGTGGAACCCTAGTGTATTTTATTCTATTGAAAAGATATGTTTGGATAtatagattgacatgttatttctATGGAAAAGTTATTTGTATGAAGTAGGCCTAGTTTAGTTTTGGATACATATGCTTTGAATTATACTCGTATTGAGAAAAATGCTTTGGATACATATgctttgaatcttgcatgtagtaggcctactttagtttttttgaattgaaaagataatcgtgttgacaagaatgctttgttgaaattgttaggatggtttggcttctcgatgatcattgggacaaacaacaccggtcgtacgctatgtcggtgcagcagcgggtaatactgaaagtggccggtgttatgaatttcgtattttttttcaaacacaaatgccccatatgtaatgttatgatttgtttgtttgtaggagcttgcacctctgaagcttcgGTCTCACGGGATCAACCTTGGATGGATGCGCtatgatgagcggtacacaccatatgtaagggaggcaggacttctccctttcattcagttggtccaccggtcgacgccacccaacaatgctgcagcactcaccgcgcttattgatcattggaggccggagacacacactttccatcttcggaccggggagatgaccgtgacgctgcaggatattgctatgatcaccggtcttcctatcgatggcaatcctttatgtatgaacaccgattctgatgggtggcgcgcgcagatgcatgcccttatcggtatggttcctccggagcctcgggaaccagaagcagaagataagaagaaggaaagagtcgcaGCGGGCGCTACTTTCACGTGGATATCATCAAACTTCTGTCATTGCCCTGAGGATGCTAATGAGGACATGGTGAAGACATATGCTCATGTCTACATGTGGTACGTGATATCCAGGACAATGTTTGCTGATGGCACAGgcaagaatgctccatggatgtggctgaaggcgttgaccgtcttcgatagcaaatggagttggggttcggcgacactggcttacttgtatcgacaggtatgaagttgtttccttttcacTTCATTGATACATTATCAATGCGCTCTTGCGGCAAATTTGACCATGTTCTCTTTTATGTGCAGTTGGACGAAGCCTGTTGTAGGCACACTGGAGGTATTGGTGGTTGTCTGCTCGCACTTTCCATATGGAGTTGGGAGCATTTGCCGGTTGGACGACCGAAGACCGTGAAGTACGAGGATTGGGATGATAAAGACGACCCACTACGgctccccacttgggcttacaagtgggatgtgttaAATGAGACGACGGATGATCCCTCGGTAATGTACAAGTTGTACAAGAGCGAGCTGGACGCGATCACGCCTGAGCAGGTGAACCGACATTGCATAAGTCATTATCATGCTTGTATCATAACTCGATATCAATTTTGCATCCAATCCCATTTTGCAGGTGGAATGGGAGCCGTATGGAAAAGGAGCGAGTTTTGGTAACCCTATGGAGTTCAGGCTGAATCCGATGTGCACTAGGGATAGGGATCTCTGGCATATGcggtgcccactgatatgcaactgggcggttgagcttcacctgccacatcgggtgttccgccagtttggtttgttccagccacacccgccggaGTGGGAGGACACGGACAAGTTTCTACACGCGTAAGATATAATTAACCTTGAGCACTTAGCAGCTTCTCGACGGTTTCGATGATGCTAATATTCTGTTTCTAACTTGCAGGTTGGATAGGAAAAAGCAGCGGAAGATCAAGGATTGGGCCAAGCATCACAGCAAGTATGTCGTGCAGTTCGCTCTTAGTGTGGAGCAAGCAAGGGCTGGAAAACGAGCCCAGCTTCGTGAGCACTGCCCGATCGCGTTCAACAACTATCTCACATGATTTCTTGCAAGTACCCGCATGGAGGTATGCTAGCCGGCGTATGTTGAGGAGATTCTGGAAGAACCCACCGTTTTTGATGAGGTAGCCCAGCACCAGTACAACACATTAGTCAGGAAAGGCAACTCAGTGATCCCTTCAGCTCCAATGATGAACTTTGTGGTTAGCCCTTTTTGCTTTTCCATTCGCActattcacatcttcgcttgcctAACACTTTGATACCGTTTCTGTTCATAGCGTGCCCAGATCAAGAAAGCAGCTGATGAGACCGAGACTATTCTAGAAACAACCCCGGCGGGCAAAAGCGATGGGGAAGGTGCACTTCGAGCATTCATTAAGGTTCACATCTCCTTCAAACTAGCACTTAACATTTGTTGCTACCTTCCATGTCTCATTCAATTGTACATGTTGCAGCGCCAGGGCCAAAAGTTAAGGCAGCTATCAAACCTTTTCGGTTGTCGTGACCCCGAGTATGTATCATCAGAACGGTCTAGGCCGGCGACACCATCAGATCCCGCTTCGGGGCAGGGCCATGGTGAACCTTTCGAGGATGAGGACGTGGGTGtggtcacccaagaggtatgTCACGACGATATATATCCATTTGTTGATGCATTGCTAACTATATCCTCACACATGGTCTTTCCATATCTTCTGTTGATGCATAGGTTGCTGATGATATGACCGTGGGGAGGTACCAGGCTCGGTCTGCATACGAGTTGAAGCCTAGGATGGGAATCAACAAGTACACACCTGAAGACTTCACCCAAAGAGGCAAAAGGACGGTCGGCACCTCGCGGATGGCGGCTTTGGATGACGTGGACGAACCGGAGCCGGAGCCAGAGCCGGAGCGGGTTCCTCTTCCTAGGAAGGTGAAGAAGATAAGCGTCAAGAGGGGGGAGGAGCCAGCAAGCGTGGAAAGCACTAGTCATCGTCATTTTTTTATAATGTTGAACTTAGAGTGGAAtttgttatgtcgttgaacttggagtggtcGTACCTATTAGTAATGTGGAAtttgttatgtcgttgaacttggagtggtggtAGCTCTATGTTAAACTTGAACTTATTGTGATGGTCCTTTCTAAGAAATGATGTCTGTGGTGAACCCTTTTTGAACCTTAATGTTTATTATACAAATTGTTGAACTGTGGCTGAAAATGACCCAGTAGAGGGGGGAGGAGGCACAGAAGGTAGGCCTCCAGTTTGAGGCAAAAAATttgctaagtgtttgtgcagcgcctagccctggggcgccacactatactgtgcaacgcctagctgccaggcgctgcacagtagagtgtggcgcctccaggctaggcgctgcacaggtctgtaacttgccataccttctgttgctgtctggatagctacagacctgtgcagcgcctagcctggaggcgccacactctactgtgcaacgcctagccggcaggcgctgcactgtagagtgtggcgcctccaggctaggcgctgcacagttCTGTACCTATCCAGAGAGCCACAGAAGGTAGGCCTCTAGTTTGAGGCAAAAAAttcgctaagtgtttgtgcagcgcctagctcaggggcgccacactatacggtgcaacgcctagctggcaggcgctgcacagtagagtgtggcgcctgttggggaacgtagtaatttcaaaaaaattcctacgcacacgcaagatcatggtgatgcatagcaacgagaggggagagtgttgtccatgtaccctcgtagaccgacagcggaagcgttatcacaacgcggttgatgtagtcgtacgtcttcacgatccgaccgatcaagtaccgaacgcacggcacctccgagttctacacacgttcagctcgatgacgtccctcgaactccgatccagccgagtgttgagggagagtttcgtcaacacgacggcgtggtgacgatgatgatgttccaccgacgcagagcttcgcctaagctccgcaatggtattatcgaggtgtaatatgatggaggggggcaccgcacacggctaagaaatctcaaggatcaattgttgtatctctggggtgccccctgcccccgtatataaaggagcaagggaggaggaggccggccctaggagggggcgcaccaagtgtggagtcctactaggactccctagtcctagtaggattccacctcccacatggaataggaaaagaggaagggaaaaagagaaggaaggaagggggcgccccccttccctagtccaattcggaccagacgaaggggaggggtgcggccaccctccctttttcttctttcccgtatggcccaataaggcccaatacatattcccgtaactctccggtactccgaaaaatacccgaatcactcagaacctttccgaagtccgaatatagttgtccaatatatcgatctttacgtctcgaccatttcgagactcctcgtcatgtccccgatctcatccgggactccgaactccttcggtacatcaacatacataaactcataataaaactgtcatcgtaactttaagcgtgcggaccctacgggttcgagaactatgtagacatgaccgagacacgtctccggtcaataaccaatagcgggacctggatgcccatattggctcccacatattcttcgaagatctttatcggtcagaccgcataacaacatacgttgttccctttgtcatcagtatgttacttgcccgagattcgatcgtcggtatctcgatacctagttcaatctcgttaccggcaagtctctttactcgttccgtaacacatcatcccgcaactagcttattagtcacaatgcttgcaaggcttatagtgatgtgcattaccgagtgggcccagagatacctctccgacaatcggagtgacaaatcctaatctcgaaatacgccaacccaacaagtacctttggagacacctgtagagcacctttataatcacccatttacgttgtgacgtttggtagcacacaaagtgttcctccggtaaacgggagttgcataatctcatagtcagaggaacatgtataagtcatgaagaaagcaatagcaacatactaaacgatcgagtgctaagctaacggaatgggtcaagtcaatcacgtcattctcctaatgaggtgatctcattaatcaaatgacaacttatgtctatggctaggaaacataaccatctttgattaacgagctagtcaagtagaggcatactagtgacactctgtttgtctatatattcacacatgtattatgtttccggttaatacaattctagcatgaataataaacatttatcatgatataaggaaataaataataactttattattgcctctagggcatatttccttcagcgccTCCAGTctaggcgctgcacaggtctgtaACTTGCCATACCTTCTGTTGCTGTCTGGATAGCTACATaccagtgcagcgcctagcctggaggcgccacactatactGTGCAACGCCTAGCCGGCAGGCGTTGCAcagtagagtgtggcgcctccaggctaggcgctgcacaggtctgtaACTTGCCATACCTTCTGTTGCTGTCTGCATAGCtacagacctgtgcagcgcctagcctggaggcgccacactatactgtgcaacgcctagctgccaggcgctgcacagtagagtgtggcgcctccgtgctCGGCGCTGCACAGGTATGTAGCTATCAAGAGAGCCACAGAAGGTAGGCCTCCAGTTTGAGGCAAAAAAttcgctaagtgtttgtgcagcgcctagcctgaAGGTGCCACACTGTACTGTGCAACGCCTAGCGTCCAGGCGCTGCattgtagagtgtggcgcctgcaggctaggcgctgcacaggtctgtaGCTATGCAGACGACAACAGAAGGTAGGCCTCCAGTTTGAGGCACTTGGACTTGGACTTAGTGAATTTTTtagctatccagagagccacAGCACCTAGGCGCCACACGGTAGATTGCAGCGTCCAGATGCTAGGCGTTGCACTTGGACTTAGTGAATTTTTTAGCATATGCAAACATAGTAAGTAACAACTGTAGATTGCAGCGCCCAGATGTGAAGTAGGATTGATACGTAGCAAGCAAACAACTATGAAAAGAACATATGCACGaagtacttcacgacacatagtagttcataacacatagtacttcacgacacatagtagttcttacaaccaaatcgaggaggaCACATAGTAATTCACGGAATatagtagttcacaaccaaatcgaagaggagacatagtagttcacaaccaaatcgaagaggagacatagtagttcacaaccaaatcgaagaggatgacatagctctattgcgtagagcaaggcccctttccctt
This genomic window contains:
- the LOC123493867 gene encoding serine/threonine-protein phosphatase 7 long form homolog, which produces MFADGTGKNAPWMWLKALTVFDSKWSWGSATLAYLYRQLDEACCRHTGGIGGCLLALSIWSWEHLPVGRPKTVKYEDWDDKDDPLRLPTWAYKWDVLNETTDDPSVMYKLYKSELDAITPEQVEWEPYGKGASFGNPMEFRLNPMCTRDRDLWHMRCPLICNWAVELHLPHRVFRQFGLFQPHPPEWEDTDKFLHA
- the LOC109786634 gene encoding probable plastid-lipid-associated protein 2, chloroplastic translates to MAGVASLNAVSLSAPSPQAPGATAARGRLLVPAARRFPSLRAARRVVAARAAPVDADDEWGKEPAVGGTAVAEAPSEAAAAASEVAALKLKLKAALYGTERGLRASSETRAEVVELITQLEARNPTPAPTEALTLLNGKWILAYTSFSQLFPLLGSGRLQALVKVDEISQTIDSENFAVQNCIKFSGPLASTSVSTNAKFEIRSPKRVQIKFEEGIIGTPQLTDSIVLPEKFELFGQNIDLSPLSGIFTSIENAASSVAKTISGQPPLKIPFRSESAGSWLLTTYLDAELRISRGDGSSIFVLFKEGSALSI